In the genome of Pediococcus claussenii ATCC BAA-344, one region contains:
- the pyrH gene encoding UMP kinase — translation MSEVKYKRVIMKLSGEALAGDKKTGINPPVIQKVAEELKDVHDMGVQIAIVVGGGNMWRGETGEQMGMERVQADYIGMLGTVMNALALQDSLESLGVPTRVQTSIEMRQIAEPYIRRKAVRHLEKNRIVIFAAGTGSPYFSTDTTAALRAAEIGAEAILMAKNGVDGVYSADPNIDTNATKFDELTHMDIIDKGLNVMDTTASSLSMENNIPLVVFNLNQTGNIKRVVIGENIGTTVKGE, via the coding sequence ATGTCTGAAGTTAAATATAAAAGAGTTATTATGAAATTAAGTGGTGAGGCTTTAGCAGGTGACAAAAAAACTGGTATTAATCCACCAGTGATTCAAAAAGTTGCTGAAGAATTAAAAGATGTTCATGATATGGGCGTTCAGATCGCTATCGTTGTCGGCGGCGGAAATATGTGGCGTGGTGAAACCGGTGAACAAATGGGAATGGAACGTGTTCAGGCCGACTATATTGGTATGCTGGGAACCGTAATGAATGCCTTAGCACTTCAAGATAGTTTGGAGTCCTTAGGTGTGCCAACCAGGGTTCAAACATCTATTGAGATGCGTCAAATTGCAGAACCTTATATTCGACGTAAAGCAGTTCGTCATCTTGAAAAGAATCGGATTGTTATTTTTGCAGCTGGAACTGGTAGTCCTTATTTTTCAACTGATACCACGGCTGCCTTACGGGCAGCTGAAATTGGTGCCGAGGCTATTTTAATGGCAAAAAACGGTGTCGATGGGGTGTATTCTGCTGATCCTAACATAGACACAAACGCTACGAAGTTTGATGAATTAACTCACATGGATATAATTGACAAGGGCTTAAATGTTATGGATACAACCGCAAGTTCTCTTTCAATGGAAAACAATATTCCTTTGGTAGTATTCAATCTTAACCAAACAGGTAATATCAAAAGAGTTGTTATTGGCGAAAATATTGGAACGACTGTCAAGGGGGAATAG
- the tsf gene encoding translation elongation factor Ts, whose amino-acid sequence MASISAKQVKELRDKIGVGMMDAKKALVETEGDMEKAIDFLREKGIAKAAKKSDRVAAEGLADVESHNNAAAIVEVNSETDFVASNDRFVDLVKEIASQVALEKPANIEDALALKSTNGTINDDIIEATQVIGEKISLRRFEVVEKNDGEHFGAYLHMGGKIASLVVLEGADEETAKDVAMHVAAINPKYVNRDQVPSEVLEHEREVLTKEAETEGKPANIIEKMVEGRLNKFLSEMSLDDQEFVKDPDQTVAKYVASKGGKVKSFIRYEVGEGIEKKNVDFAEEVRKEMGK is encoded by the coding sequence ATGGCAAGTATTTCTGCAAAACAAGTTAAAGAATTACGTGATAAGATCGGTGTCGGCATGATGGATGCCAAAAAAGCCTTAGTTGAAACAGAGGGCGACATGGAAAAAGCAATTGATTTTCTTCGTGAAAAAGGGATCGCCAAGGCTGCTAAGAAGAGCGACCGAGTAGCCGCAGAAGGCTTGGCTGATGTTGAGTCACATAATAATGCTGCTGCTATCGTAGAAGTTAACTCTGAAACAGATTTTGTTGCTTCTAATGATCGTTTTGTCGACCTTGTAAAAGAAATCGCATCACAAGTTGCTTTAGAAAAGCCAGCCAACATAGAGGATGCTTTAGCACTTAAATCAACAAACGGAACGATTAATGATGACATCATTGAAGCAACTCAAGTAATTGGTGAAAAAATTTCACTTCGTCGTTTTGAAGTTGTTGAAAAAAATGATGGAGAACATTTTGGAGCATACCTACACATGGGTGGTAAGATTGCATCTCTTGTTGTTCTTGAAGGTGCTGATGAAGAAACTGCTAAAGATGTTGCAATGCACGTTGCCGCTATTAATCCAAAGTATGTAAATCGTGACCAAGTTCCAAGCGAAGTTTTGGAACACGAACGTGAAGTGCTTACAAAGGAAGCTGAAACGGAAGGCAAGCCTGCTAATATCATCGAAAAGATGGTTGAAGGTCGGTTAAATAAGTTCTTATCTGAGATGAGCCTTGACGATCAAGAATTCGTTAAGGATCCAGATCAAACAGTTGCTAAATATGTCGCTTCTAAAGGCGGTAAGGTTAAATCATTTATCCGTTACGAAGTCGGTGAGGGTATAGAAAAGAAGAATGTTGATTTTGCCGAAGAAGTTAGAAAAGAAATGGGCAAATAA
- the rpsB gene encoding 30S ribosomal protein S2, which produces MPVISMKQLLEAGVHFGHQTRRWNPKMKPYIFTERNGIYIIDLQKTVKLVDNAYNFIKGVAAEDGIVLFVGTKKQAQNAIEEEAKRAGQFYVNHRWLGGTLTNWNTIQKRIKRLKDLKKMAEDGTFDRLPKKEVALLNKQKDKLEKFLGGIEDMPRIPDVMFIVDPRKEQIAVQEAEKLNIPVVAMVDTNSDPDQVDVIIPSNDDAIRAVRLITAKMADAVIEGRQGEDDVDAAEEAPAQSGVSKDSLADLKKSVEEGSDSEE; this is translated from the coding sequence ATGCCTGTTATTTCTATGAAACAATTGTTAGAAGCCGGTGTTCATTTTGGACATCAAACCCGTCGCTGGAACCCTAAGATGAAGCCATACATTTTTACAGAACGTAATGGTATTTACATTATTGACTTACAAAAAACTGTTAAATTAGTTGATAATGCCTACAACTTCATTAAAGGTGTTGCCGCTGAAGATGGTATTGTACTTTTTGTTGGTACAAAGAAACAAGCACAAAATGCAATCGAAGAAGAGGCAAAACGTGCTGGTCAATTCTATGTTAACCATCGCTGGTTAGGTGGAACTTTAACAAACTGGAACACAATTCAAAAACGTATCAAGCGTCTTAAAGATCTTAAAAAGATGGCTGAAGATGGTACTTTTGATCGTCTTCCAAAAAAAGAAGTTGCTCTTTTAAATAAACAAAAAGATAAGCTTGAAAAATTCTTGGGTGGTATTGAAGATATGCCACGTATTCCAGATGTTATGTTTATCGTTGATCCTCGTAAGGAGCAGATTGCAGTTCAAGAAGCTGAAAAACTTAACATTCCTGTTGTTGCAATGGTTGATACTAACTCTGATCCCGATCAAGTAGATGTAATTATTCCTTCTAACGATGATGCTATTCGTGCCGTACGTTTAATTACTGCTAAAATGGCTGACGCTGTTATTGAAGGTCGTCAAGGTGAAGATGATGTTGACGCTGCTGAAGAAGCTCCTGCTCAATCAGGCGTAAGCAAAGATTCTTTAGCTGATTTAAAGAAGTCAGTTGAAGAAGGATCAGATTCCGAAGAATAA
- a CDS encoding D-2-hydroxyacid dehydrogenase — protein MKITAYGIREDERPYLNEWQEKNNIEVQAVSELLDSETLELAKGSDGVVAFQQKPYTDDIFSKMNRFGIHAFSLRNVGVDNLSFNALKENNVMLSNVPAYSPNAIAELSVTQLMALIRRIPDFQAKMKRGDFRWEPTIALELNQMTVGVIGTGRIGRAAIDIFKGFGAKVICYDVFLNPELEKEGAYVDTVEELYKSVDVVTLHVPALKDNYHMLDDKAFNSMKDGVFVLNYSRGSLIDTAALIRGLDSGKIAGVGLDTYENEVGIFEIDHEDQPIDDEMFNNLNARRNVMITPHAAFYTTNAVKNMVQVALDNNRSLIENGTSQNQVDLG, from the coding sequence ATGAAAATAACGGCATATGGTATTCGAGAAGATGAACGACCATATTTAAATGAATGGCAAGAAAAAAACAATATTGAAGTTCAAGCTGTTAGTGAATTACTGGATTCTGAGACGCTGGAATTAGCAAAGGGCTCTGATGGTGTCGTTGCATTTCAACAAAAGCCTTATACTGATGATATTTTTAGTAAAATGAACCGGTTCGGAATTCATGCTTTTTCATTGCGAAATGTGGGAGTAGACAATCTGTCTTTCAATGCATTGAAAGAGAATAATGTAATGTTGTCAAATGTCCCAGCATATTCACCTAATGCAATTGCAGAGTTATCGGTTACACAATTAATGGCATTAATTCGAAGAATTCCTGATTTTCAAGCAAAAATGAAAAGAGGGGATTTTCGCTGGGAACCAACTATTGCACTTGAGCTTAATCAAATGACTGTGGGTGTGATAGGTACTGGAAGAATTGGACGCGCCGCAATAGATATATTTAAAGGATTTGGCGCAAAAGTGATTTGCTATGATGTCTTTCTTAACCCTGAACTTGAAAAAGAAGGGGCGTATGTTGACACGGTTGAAGAACTTTACAAATCTGTTGATGTTGTAACGTTGCACGTTCCCGCATTGAAAGATAATTATCATATGCTTGATGACAAGGCATTTAATAGTATGAAGGATGGAGTGTTCGTTTTAAACTATTCTCGTGGTTCCTTAATTGATACGGCAGCTCTAATCAGAGGACTTGATAGTGGGAAAATTGCTGGAGTTGGATTAGACACTTACGAAAACGAAGTTGGTATTTTTGAGATAGATCATGAAGATCAGCCAATTGATGACGAGATGTTTAATAATTTAAATGCACGAAGAAATGTAATGATTACTCCTCATGCTGCATTTTATACTACTAATGCAGTTAAAAATATGGTCCAAGTGGCTTTAGACAATAATAGAAGCCTTATTGAAAACGGTACGTCCCAGAATCAGGTAGATTTGGGATAA
- a CDS encoding GIY-YIG nuclease family protein — MEIPIKNGFYFYVLLCHDGSLYGGYTVNIINRVTTHNSGNGAKYTKPSSRRPVQLLYFEQFENQHDALSAEYKFKHQSRQKKIEFLKLKNVSL, encoded by the coding sequence ATGGAAATACCGATTAAAAATGGTTTCTATTTTTATGTTCTACTTTGTCATGATGGTTCATTATATGGAGGGTATACCGTTAATATTATTAATCGTGTAACAACACATAACTCTGGAAATGGTGCCAAATATACTAAACCATCAAGTAGAAGACCCGTCCAGCTTTTATACTTTGAACAATTTGAGAATCAACATGACGCCTTAAGTGCTGAATATAAATTCAAACATCAAAGTCGACAAAAAAAGATTGAATTTTTAAAACTTAAAAATGTTTCTCTTTAA
- a CDS encoding tRNA1(Val) (adenine(37)-N6)-methyltransferase, protein MKPKIKINERIDQLYSSDVKIIQSSQVFSFSLDAVLLAHFTNLNAKHDRNIVDLCAGNGAVGLFLSPKTEARVTLVEIQSLLADMASRSIQLNNLENRFHVVNDSIANIFKYLSSDSIDVVTCNPPYFVNREQSIKNANKYLTIARHEVLTSLSEVLDVSSRLLKMNGKLFMVHRPERLDDILFELKAHRLAPKRIQFVYPHVNDNANMVLIEAIKDGGPNGVKIIPPIITYSGSDYSKEVETILYGNTD, encoded by the coding sequence TTGAAGCCAAAAATAAAAATAAATGAACGTATAGATCAATTATATAGCAGTGACGTTAAAATTATACAGAGCTCGCAAGTGTTTTCATTTTCTCTTGATGCCGTTCTGTTAGCTCATTTCACTAATTTAAACGCAAAACATGATAGGAATATTGTTGACTTATGTGCGGGTAACGGAGCTGTTGGTCTCTTTTTATCTCCAAAGACCGAAGCAAGAGTTACATTGGTAGAAATTCAGTCACTTTTGGCCGATATGGCTAGTAGAAGTATTCAGTTAAATAATTTAGAAAATAGGTTCCATGTTGTTAATGATAGTATTGCTAATATTTTTAAATATTTGTCTAGTGATTCAATTGACGTGGTAACCTGCAACCCGCCATATTTTGTTAACAGGGAACAAAGCATTAAAAATGCAAATAAATATCTCACGATTGCTAGACATGAAGTATTAACGTCCCTGAGTGAAGTATTAGATGTATCATCGCGATTGTTGAAGATGAACGGAAAGCTGTTCATGGTGCACAGGCCGGAAAGATTAGATGATATTTTATTTGAATTGAAGGCGCATCGCCTTGCACCAAAAAGGATTCAATTTGTGTATCCACACGTTAATGATAATGCTAACATGGTTTTAATTGAAGCTATCAAAGACGGTGGCCCGAATGGGGTAAAGATTATTCCGCCAATAATTACGTATTCAGGAAGTGATTATTCTAAAGAGGTTGAAACAATACTATATGGAAATACCGATTAA
- a CDS encoding lysophospholipid acyltransferase family protein, which produces MFYSIIRGIVFALIYLINGIPRSYNKEQLPKGNYILVAPHRTWFDPVLYAMAASPKKFAFMAKQELFKNKFLSWLITSLNAFPVDRQHPGPSAIKIPVKLLKNSNLSTIIFPSGTRHSEELKSGAFVIAKLAGVPIVPAVYQGPLTFKSLFSRRKIKIAFGKPIQIDKKMRMNEENLATLESQLNAEFISLDREIDPAFKYVDVSSKK; this is translated from the coding sequence ATGTTCTATTCAATTATCCGCGGAATCGTTTTCGCCTTAATATATCTAATCAATGGCATACCAAGGTCATACAACAAGGAACAACTTCCCAAGGGAAACTATATTTTAGTCGCACCTCATCGTACTTGGTTTGATCCTGTTTTATATGCAATGGCGGCATCGCCCAAAAAGTTTGCGTTTATGGCCAAACAAGAATTATTTAAAAATAAATTTTTAAGCTGGTTAATAACTAGTTTAAATGCTTTTCCCGTTGATAGGCAACATCCTGGACCATCTGCAATAAAAATACCAGTAAAGTTGCTGAAAAATAGCAATCTTTCAACAATCATATTTCCGTCAGGAACCCGCCATTCTGAAGAACTTAAAAGTGGCGCATTTGTAATCGCTAAACTTGCTGGAGTGCCAATTGTTCCAGCGGTTTACCAAGGGCCACTAACATTTAAAAGCCTATTTTCACGTCGTAAAATAAAAATTGCCTTTGGAAAACCAATTCAAATTGACAAAAAAATGAGAATGAACGAAGAGAATTTAGCAACTCTTGAGTCTCAACTAAATGCTGAATTTATATCACTTGATCGAGAAATTGACCCGGCATTTAAATATGTTGATGTCTCTTCCAAAAAATAA
- a CDS encoding YneF family protein produces the protein MSTGIWIAIVVVAALIGAVAGFFIARRYMETYLKNNPPINEEMLRTMMLQMGQKPSQKKLHQMMTSMQNQAKKG, from the coding sequence GTGTCAACTGGAATTTGGATTGCAATAGTAGTTGTTGCTGCATTAATTGGTGCAGTAGCTGGTTTTTTCATTGCTCGTCGATACATGGAGACTTATCTTAAGAATAATCCTCCAATCAATGAAGAGATGTTGCGGACGATGATGTTACAGATGGGACAAAAACCGTCACAAAAGAAATTACATCAAATGATGACTTCAATGCAGAATCAAGCCAAGAAGGGCTAA
- a CDS encoding DUF896 domain-containing protein: MADQEMQKLIKRINELAKKAKEDGLSDLEIIERKDLRQKYLKKFRESFRSQVEMMQIFDKDGKEVTPQKVKDAQRKKGLRD, from the coding sequence ATGGCTGATCAAGAAATGCAAAAGTTAATTAAAAGAATTAATGAATTAGCAAAAAAAGCCAAAGAAGATGGCTTGAGTGATCTTGAAATCATTGAACGTAAAGATTTACGCCAAAAATATTTAAAGAAATTTCGCGAGAGTTTTCGTAGTCAGGTAGAAATGATGCAGATTTTTGATAAAGATGGTAAAGAAGTTACTCCCCAAAAAGTCAAAGACGCCCAGCGAAAAAAGGGGTTGCGTGATTAA
- the lexA gene encoding transcriptional repressor LexA → MTVKVGDKQFAVLQFIHEKVTEKGYPPTVREIGEAVGLSSTSTVHGHISRLEKKGFLQKDPTKPRALEVTAAGLEELGIETNEDTIPMLGVVTAGQPILAVEEATDYFPVPDEYKESQKDLFMLTIRGESMINAGILSGDQVIVRRQQSADNGDIVIAMTEDDEATCKRFFKEIDHIRLQPENDTMQPIILSNVTILGKVVGLFRNQIF, encoded by the coding sequence ATGACTGTAAAAGTTGGTGACAAGCAATTTGCTGTTTTACAATTTATTCATGAAAAAGTTACTGAAAAAGGGTATCCTCCGACTGTTCGCGAAATTGGTGAAGCAGTCGGTTTATCCTCTACCTCAACAGTCCATGGTCATATTTCACGACTCGAAAAAAAGGGCTTCTTACAAAAAGATCCTACTAAACCCAGAGCTCTTGAGGTTACGGCAGCTGGATTGGAAGAACTTGGAATTGAAACCAACGAAGATACTATTCCAATGCTTGGTGTAGTAACTGCTGGGCAACCAATTTTAGCTGTTGAAGAAGCAACCGATTATTTTCCCGTCCCTGATGAGTACAAGGAGAGCCAAAAAGACCTCTTCATGTTAACCATTCGTGGGGAGAGTATGATTAACGCTGGAATTCTTTCTGGTGATCAAGTTATTGTTCGCCGACAACAAAGCGCTGATAATGGAGATATTGTGATTGCAATGACTGAGGATGATGAGGCTACCTGCAAGCGATTCTTCAAAGAAATTGATCATATTCGACTACAACCCGAAAATGACACTATGCAACCAATTATTCTTTCAAATGTGACTATCCTGGGTAAGGTTGTTGGTTTGTTTCGGAATCAGATTTTTTAA
- a CDS encoding hydroxymethylglutaryl-CoA synthase, protein MNIGIDKIGFFTSDLFLDMAELATARNEDPNKYLIGIGQKKAAVIRNSQDSVTLAANAASKIIDDADRQKIDLILFGTESGVDNSKSGSVYLQHLLGINQSASGVELKQACFGLTAGIRLAMGHIMMKPDSRVLLVGSDIARYGLHSSGEVTQGGGAVAMIMSANPRIMTISKEYSHYTKDIMDFWRPLGFSEALVDGKYSSDEFIQFFLKTYNAYKDMTKLESSDFEALVFHLPFTKMGYKALRAGIEDETVEEQNRLFEAFDESKQLSQIVGNLYTGSLYLSLISLLINRELKQNDIIGLFSYGSGAEGEFFSGKINNYDKQSLIESLKWLDQRKQVTVKEYERIYLSAMLDSDDFETDYREDPAKFILKGQKNHQRIYGEH, encoded by the coding sequence ATGAACATAGGTATTGATAAGATAGGTTTTTTTACAAGTGATTTATTTTTAGATATGGCAGAGTTAGCCACTGCAAGAAATGAGGATCCAAATAAATATTTAATTGGAATTGGGCAAAAAAAGGCGGCCGTAATCCGTAATTCTCAAGATTCTGTGACACTCGCAGCAAATGCAGCTTCTAAAATTATTGATGACGCAGATCGCCAAAAAATTGATTTAATACTTTTTGGCACGGAATCTGGAGTTGATAATTCAAAATCAGGATCAGTGTATTTACAGCATTTATTAGGCATTAATCAATCTGCAAGTGGAGTCGAGTTAAAACAAGCTTGCTTTGGCTTAACAGCGGGTATCAGATTAGCAATGGGCCATATAATGATGAAGCCAGACAGTAGGGTTTTATTAGTTGGCTCTGACATCGCAAGATATGGGCTTCATAGTTCAGGCGAAGTAACCCAAGGTGGAGGAGCAGTTGCAATGATAATGAGTGCAAATCCACGCATTATGACTATCTCAAAAGAATATTCACATTACACGAAGGATATTATGGATTTTTGGAGACCACTCGGATTTTCGGAAGCTTTGGTGGATGGCAAATACTCTTCGGATGAGTTTATTCAGTTTTTTCTAAAAACTTATAATGCGTATAAAGATATGACAAAGTTAGAATCATCCGATTTTGAGGCATTGGTATTTCATCTTCCGTTCACCAAAATGGGATATAAGGCACTACGAGCGGGAATTGAAGATGAAACAGTTGAAGAACAAAATCGGTTATTTGAGGCCTTTGATGAATCCAAACAACTATCACAGATTGTGGGGAATTTATATACCGGTTCTTTATACTTGAGTTTGATTTCACTTCTGATTAATCGAGAACTTAAGCAAAATGACATAATTGGTTTGTTTAGCTATGGCTCAGGGGCCGAGGGAGAATTCTTTAGTGGTAAGATTAACAATTATGACAAGCAATCTTTAATTGAAAGTTTGAAGTGGTTAGATCAGCGTAAGCAAGTGACTGTTAAAGAATACGAAAGAATCTACCTGAGCGCAATGTTGGATAGTGATGATTTTGAAACTGATTATAGAGAAGATCCAGCAAAATTTATTTTAAAAGGGCAAAAAAATCATCAAAGAATTTACGGGGAACATTGA
- a CDS encoding ABC transporter ATP-binding protein: MKKEVTLLSMFRYVFQTVLQKKRLLFLNIAALIIITALQFVMPQFTQYIIDKIIPDKSMTKLFYSVALMILAAVLLGVFNYFSTYYMSIMSQNSILTLRENLFRHILSLDSAYFESSKTGDLMVRLTSDINNLQSLISANMLSIIGNFFTFVGVLVFIIIVNWQMALAVSITFPLMFFIYRIFRTRIRTAFRNARVSQADMSNQMQNTLTQIQLIKSFTNEKAESKKFDQFADQNRQYMIEASRNQAIFSPSIDFVNYLGTAIILLLGSYFVIKGQLLVGQMVAYISYVAMLQSPIRSFTQLLNQIQQSLISYGRIIDVIGVQPKIIDSPDAENFPQIKQGIKLDDISFSYSTDNVNFNDGSNALNNVTFNIPYGKTTALVGHSGAGKTTITKLLTRFYEVTSGNIFFDNIPIKDIKIKSLRDNIAIVSQDVDIIDGTIRENIMYGESDISDKNIHEAAQMANIDDYIVKLPDGLDTQVGERGIKLSGGQKQRISIARALLKDAQVIILDEATAALDNESEKAIQHALNNLLTNRTSLVIAHRLSTIHNADNIIVMDQGRVVESGTHENLLKQNSYYKKLYDAQFE; encoded by the coding sequence ATGAAAAAAGAAGTCACCTTATTAAGCATGTTTAGGTATGTTTTTCAAACCGTTCTACAAAAGAAACGGCTTCTTTTCCTAAATATTGCTGCGCTCATAATTATTACAGCACTTCAATTTGTAATGCCACAATTTACTCAATACATCATTGATAAAATTATTCCTGATAAAAGTATGACTAAATTATTTTATTCCGTTGCATTGATGATTCTTGCAGCTGTGTTACTTGGTGTTTTCAATTATTTTTCCACCTATTATATGAGTATTATGAGTCAAAATTCAATTTTGACACTTCGTGAGAACCTGTTTAGACATATTTTAAGCCTTGATTCCGCTTATTTTGAATCAAGCAAAACTGGTGATTTAATGGTTCGGCTAACCAGTGATATTAATAACTTGCAGAGCCTTATATCGGCAAACATGCTCTCAATTATTGGTAATTTCTTTACATTCGTTGGCGTGTTAGTATTTATTATCATCGTTAATTGGCAAATGGCTCTTGCGGTTAGTATCACTTTCCCATTAATGTTTTTTATTTACCGTATATTTAGGACCCGTATTCGAACAGCATTTAGGAATGCACGTGTCTCTCAAGCGGACATGTCAAATCAGATGCAAAATACGTTAACCCAAATCCAACTTATAAAAAGCTTCACGAATGAAAAAGCCGAAAGCAAAAAATTCGATCAATTTGCGGATCAAAACCGTCAATACATGATTGAGGCATCAAGAAACCAAGCAATTTTTTCGCCTTCAATTGATTTTGTGAACTATCTAGGTACAGCGATTATACTTTTGCTTGGTTCATATTTTGTAATCAAAGGTCAACTTCTTGTTGGTCAAATGGTCGCCTATATTAGCTATGTTGCTATGTTACAAAGCCCAATTCGTTCTTTTACGCAACTATTAAATCAAATTCAACAATCTTTAATTTCATATGGTAGGATCATCGATGTTATTGGCGTTCAGCCCAAAATCATCGATTCACCCGATGCAGAAAATTTTCCGCAAATTAAGCAAGGCATTAAGTTAGATGACATTTCTTTTTCATATTCAACCGATAATGTTAACTTCAATGATGGAAGTAACGCTTTAAATAACGTTACTTTTAATATTCCTTATGGAAAAACAACAGCATTGGTTGGTCATTCTGGTGCTGGTAAGACAACAATCACCAAGCTCCTAACTAGATTCTATGAAGTTACGTCTGGAAACATATTTTTCGATAATATCCCGATCAAAGACATTAAAATTAAGTCATTGAGGGACAACATTGCAATTGTATCTCAGGACGTTGATATTATTGATGGAACAATTCGAGAGAATATCATGTATGGAGAAAGTGATATTTCAGACAAAAATATTCACGAAGCTGCCCAAATGGCAAATATTGATGATTATATTGTTAAATTACCAGATGGACTAGATACGCAGGTTGGTGAACGTGGAATTAAACTATCAGGCGGTCAAAAGCAAAGAATTTCAATTGCCAGAGCCTTGCTAAAAGATGCACAAGTAATAATTTTAGATGAAGCCACTGCCGCCCTAGATAATGAATCTGAAAAGGCTATTCAGCATGCTTTAAATAACCTTTTAACTAACCGAACATCACTTGTTATTGCTCATCGACTTTCGACAATTCATAATGCCGATAACATTATCGTGATGGATCAAGGTAGGGTCGTAGAATCTGGCACTCACGAAAACCTTCTTAAACAAAACAGTTACTATAAAAAATTATATGACGCTCAATTTGAATAG